The following proteins are co-located in the Canis aureus isolate CA01 chromosome X, VMU_Caureus_v.1.0, whole genome shotgun sequence genome:
- the APLN gene encoding apelin, with translation MNLRRCVQALLLLWLSLTAACGGPLLQPSDGKALEEGNIRHLVQPRGSRNGPGPWQGGRKKFRRQRPRLSHKGPMPF, from the exons ATGAATCTGCGGCGCTGCGTGCAGGCGCTCCTGCTGCTCTGGCTCTCTCTGACCGCGGCGTGTGGAG GGCCGCTGCTGCAGCCTTCTGACGGCAAGGCGCTGGAGGAAGGCAATATCCGCCACCTGGTGCAGCCCAGAGGCTCGAGAAACGGACCGGGGCCCTGGCAGGGCGGTCGGAAGAAATTTCGCCGTCAGCGGCCACGCCTCTCCCATAAGGGCCCCATGCCTTTCTGA